The genomic DNA ACTTCGCCAGGGTGATGGGATCGTGCTCGACCGGCAGGGCCACCGCGGTGGACAGCCGAACGCGCGAGGTGACTGCCGCCGCCCCGCCCAGTGACACCCAGGGGTCCAGCGTGCGCATGTAGCGGTCGTCGGGCAGGGACTCGTCGCCGGTGGTGGGGTGCGCCGCCTGCCGCTTGATCGGGATGTGGGTGTGCTCGGGCACGTAGAACGTGGTGAATCCGTGCTCGTCGGCGAGCTTGGCCGCGGCTGCCGGGGCGATGCCGCGGTCACTGGTGAAGAGAACGAGCCCGAAGTCCATGCCCAGAATTAGAACGTGTTCTAGTCCAGAGGGCAAGGGTGGCGGATCCGTAACTGGACTCGCGACGAGTTTAAGGGGTGACCGGGTGGGCCGGCCGGAGTGTGATCGCGCCATGACCACTGAACGGATCGCGGAGAACGTCACGTTCGCCTACTGGGTGCCCAACGTCAGCGGCGGCCTGGTGACCAGCGACATAGAGCAGCGCACCGACTGGAACTACGAGTACAACAAGAAACTGGCCCGGACCGCGGAGAACAACGGTTTCGAGTACGCCCTGAGCCAGGTCCGTTACGAGGCCAGCTACGGCGCCGAGTACCAGCACGAGTCCACCAGTTTCTCTCTCGCGCTCCTGCTCGCCACCGAACGGCTGAAGGTGATCGCCGCCGTGCACCCCGGACTCTGGCAGCCCGCTGTGCTGGCCAAACTGGGCGCCACTGCCGATCACCTCTCGGGCGGCAGGTTCGCCGTCAACGTCGTCTCCGGCTGGTTCAAAGACGAGTTCACCCACCTGGGCGAGCCCTGGCTCGAGCACGACGAACGGTACCGGCGCAGCGCGGAGTTCCTCCAGGTGCTGCGCAAGATTTGGACCGAGGACGACGTGGATTTCCGCGGCGACTTCTACCGCATCCACGATTTCACCCTCAAGCCCAAGCCGGTGCACACCCCGGAGCTGTTCCAGGGCGGCAATTCGACGGCGGCCCGGCGCAACGGCGGACGCTACGCCGACTGGTACTTCTCCAATGGCAAGGATTTTGACGGCATCACCGAGCAGGTGGTGGAGGTGCGTGACCACGCCAGGGCGGTCGGCCGCGAAGTCAGCATCGGACTCAATGGATTCATCATCGCCCGGGACTCAGAGAAGGAAGCAAAGGAAGTCCTGAAGGAGATTGTCGCCAAGGCCAACCGGCCGGCGG from Mycolicibacterium tokaiense includes the following:
- the sfnG gene encoding dimethylsulfone monooxygenase SfnG — encoded protein: MTTERIAENVTFAYWVPNVSGGLVTSDIEQRTDWNYEYNKKLARTAENNGFEYALSQVRYEASYGAEYQHESTSFSLALLLATERLKVIAAVHPGLWQPAVLAKLGATADHLSGGRFAVNVVSGWFKDEFTHLGEPWLEHDERYRRSAEFLQVLRKIWTEDDVDFRGDFYRIHDFTLKPKPVHTPELFQGGNSTAARRNGGRYADWYFSNGKDFDGITEQVVEVRDHARAVGREVSIGLNGFIIARDSEKEAKEVLKEIVAKANRPAVEGFRGAVQQAGASTGDRKGMWADSSFEDLVQYNDGFRTQLIGTPEQIAERIVAYRRRGVDLILGGFLHFQEEIEYFGSRVLPLVREIEASDNARELTPV